The proteins below come from a single Thalassotalea ponticola genomic window:
- the rlmKL gene encoding bifunctional 23S rRNA (guanine(2069)-N(7))-methyltransferase RlmK/23S rRNA (guanine(2445)-N(2))-methyltransferase RlmL, whose product MNQFLALTSFGIEQLLADELKQLDASDVVQKPEGVYFSSTLENAYLICLRTRLASRVLLAISEPVPIKNKDDLYNAASAITWPNHFSAEKSFAVDFVGKNQAIRDSQFGALTVKDAIVDSFRDQGQVRPNVEKFQPDVRFQARLLRNAVTFYLDFSGRSLFARGYRDNTGAAPIKENLAAAMVIRSGWLNDINQPLIDPMCGSGTLLIEAISMAAGLSPGVDRKYWGFEGWQQHDAELFNSLLESEGQANQQRLTDCDIKVYGFDSDQRVLKTARINAKNAELSDFIEFKPGRAENLVNPFKATGHILFNPPYGERLGSLPELVSTFTELGKLFKQRFLGWHVALITSNIEMLALLKLASHKRYKFKNGPLDCQMALYHIDQAQIERTPEVSISDKDDNAFANRLRKNIKTMKSWLKQHNVNCYRIYDADIPEYNVAVDIYDDHLVIFEYAPPKSIDAKKASERLQEVIYFAPRVLDVSADKVVVKVRAKQKGKNQYQALNKAKKTLVVREYNALLKVNLWDYLDTGLFLDHRKTRQLVAKKSKGKRVLNLFAYTGSVSVQAALAGAEAVTTVDMSKTYLEWAKDNFELNGLRGHKYQFIQADCLAWLAENNQQFDLVFIDPPTFSNSKRMTNTFDVQRDHIETLVMAMKAVAPGGELIFTNNKRNFKMDFDALAAHGLQAKELSAQTLDIDFKRNKHIHNSWSITRQ is encoded by the coding sequence ATGAATCAATTCTTAGCTCTTACATCGTTTGGAATAGAGCAACTGTTAGCCGATGAGTTAAAGCAGTTGGATGCAAGTGATGTGGTACAAAAGCCAGAAGGCGTTTACTTTTCGTCAACGTTGGAGAACGCTTATCTTATTTGTTTGCGAACCCGTTTAGCCAGTCGTGTGTTATTAGCTATTTCAGAGCCGGTACCGATAAAGAATAAAGACGACCTGTACAACGCCGCATCAGCTATAACTTGGCCAAACCACTTTAGCGCTGAAAAAAGCTTTGCCGTAGATTTTGTCGGAAAGAACCAAGCCATTCGCGATTCCCAATTTGGCGCATTGACGGTAAAGGATGCGATAGTAGATAGCTTTCGTGATCAGGGACAGGTTCGACCCAATGTTGAAAAATTTCAGCCTGATGTGCGATTTCAGGCGAGGTTATTGCGCAACGCGGTGACGTTTTATCTGGATTTCTCTGGCCGTTCACTATTTGCTCGGGGGTATCGCGATAACACTGGGGCGGCGCCAATAAAAGAAAACCTAGCTGCAGCCATGGTGATTCGTTCAGGCTGGTTAAACGATATCAATCAACCGTTGATAGATCCGATGTGTGGCTCAGGCACCTTGTTAATTGAAGCCATTTCGATGGCAGCGGGGCTTTCACCTGGTGTCGATAGAAAATATTGGGGTTTTGAAGGGTGGCAACAGCACGACGCAGAGTTGTTTAACAGCCTACTTGAAAGCGAAGGCCAAGCAAATCAACAACGCTTAACGGACTGTGACATCAAAGTGTATGGCTTTGACAGTGATCAGCGGGTATTAAAAACGGCTCGTATCAATGCCAAAAATGCCGAACTTAGCGACTTCATTGAATTTAAACCTGGCCGTGCAGAAAATCTTGTCAATCCATTCAAGGCAACGGGGCATATACTATTTAACCCTCCATACGGTGAACGGTTGGGGTCATTACCCGAGCTCGTTTCCACCTTTACAGAGCTTGGTAAGTTGTTTAAGCAACGCTTTTTAGGTTGGCATGTAGCATTAATTACCTCCAACATTGAGATGTTAGCGTTATTAAAATTGGCAAGTCATAAGCGTTATAAATTCAAAAACGGTCCACTCGATTGCCAAATGGCGCTTTATCATATTGATCAAGCTCAAATTGAACGCACACCCGAGGTAAGCATTAGCGATAAAGACGATAATGCATTTGCCAATAGACTTCGAAAAAACATTAAAACCATGAAGTCATGGTTAAAGCAACACAACGTTAACTGTTATCGAATTTATGATGCCGATATTCCAGAATACAACGTTGCAGTGGATATTTATGACGATCACCTGGTGATATTTGAATATGCACCACCCAAAAGTATCGATGCCAAAAAGGCCTCGGAACGCTTACAAGAGGTGATCTATTTTGCACCGAGAGTACTTGACGTTTCTGCCGATAAAGTTGTGGTAAAAGTAAGAGCCAAACAAAAAGGTAAGAATCAGTACCAAGCCTTGAATAAAGCAAAGAAAACCTTGGTGGTAAGAGAATACAACGCGTTATTGAAAGTGAATCTATGGGATTACCTCGATACCGGCTTGTTTCTGGATCATCGTAAAACACGCCAATTGGTAGCGAAAAAGTCGAAAGGTAAACGGGTACTGAATCTATTTGCTTATACGGGTTCAGTATCGGTACAAGCGGCTTTAGCGGGGGCTGAAGCCGTTACCACAGTAGATATGTCGAAAACCTACTTAGAGTGGGCCAAAGATAACTTTGAGCTAAATGGTTTACGCGGTCATAAGTACCAGTTTATTCAGGCTGATTGTTTAGCGTGGTTGGCTGAAAATAACCAACAATTTGATTTGGTGTTTATTGATCCGCCAACTTTCTCAAACTCTAAACGGATGACAAACACCTTTGACGTTCAACGCGATCATATCGAGACACTTGTCATGGCAATGAAAGCCGTTGCGCCTGGGGGCGAGTTGATTTTCACCAACAACAAGCGCAATTTTAAAATGGACTTTGACGCATTGGCAGCGCATGGTTTGCAGGCCAAAGAGTTAAGTGCGCAAACGTTGGATATTGACTTTAAACGCAATAAACACATTCACAATAGCTGGTCTATTACTCGTCAATAA
- a CDS encoding PilZ domain-containing protein, translated as MEVKKQDFDDHRTCFRTLMNQQIIITLVDQESSVETVANCRDISDNGLAVEINHPVDIGTLLKIQLDNDDQMSIPLIDCQGRVIRCEQESDTVFLLAVELIDSQ; from the coding sequence ATGGAAGTAAAAAAACAAGACTTTGATGATCACAGAACGTGTTTTCGCACGCTGATGAATCAGCAAATTATTATCACTTTGGTTGATCAAGAGTCAAGCGTTGAGACGGTTGCGAACTGCCGGGATATCAGTGATAACGGATTAGCGGTCGAAATAAACCACCCAGTAGATATCGGCACCTTGTTGAAAATACAATTAGATAATGACGACCAAATGTCGATACCGCTGATCGATTGTCAAGGCAGAGTGATCCGTTGTGAGCAAGAGTCGGATACTGTATTTCTGTTAGCTGTGGAACTCATTGATAGTCAATAA
- a CDS encoding ABC transporter ATP-binding protein, whose product MELIRITNAELAFGEDKILDNALMRIKRGERVCLVGRNGAGKSSLLKVINQSVHLDDGELVFSNDIRVAMLAQDPPKSCQQSIFDFVAAGLKQNAELIQAYHQCLTIVEQQPSEENLAKLAGVQQKLEQNNAWQDEQRIEQVLSKLKLNGQQSVSELSGGWLRKIALAKALVTNPDVLLLDEPTNHLDIDSVLWLENFLLGFHGTIVFISHDRAFIRSLATRIVDLDRGVLKSYPGDYDTYLEQKQHDLQVEEQQNQLFDKKLAEEETWIRQGIKARRTRNEGRVRALEKLRLERKARRDIRSQGDMTVAQSERSGKLVFECESLAIEFANKQVIRDLNLLISRGDRIALIGANGTGKSTLLKLITEQIKPTSGKMRLGVNLDIAYFDQYREQLDVDQTVADAVSDGKQEVTVNGKTRHVLGYLQDFLFSPKRSRTPVRALSGGERNRLLLAKLFLKQSNLLILDEPTNDLDIETLELLEVVVANYPGTVLLVSHDRDFVNNCVNSCLYFDGSGHIAEIVGGYSDVEQYLAMRAEQKQTKAVKDKVNTNSSGQKSASGQKKQNKLSYKDKRELESLPSLLEKLENTIETLQQQVNEPDFFAQESQVTQSVLQQLQQSEDEFERAFDRWQELEEFQEKSSK is encoded by the coding sequence GTGGAACTAATTAGAATAACCAATGCTGAACTCGCGTTTGGCGAAGACAAAATTTTAGACAATGCGCTTATGCGTATTAAGCGCGGTGAACGAGTGTGTCTCGTTGGACGCAATGGCGCTGGTAAGTCGTCATTACTCAAAGTTATCAACCAATCGGTGCACCTCGATGATGGCGAGTTGGTGTTTTCAAACGATATCCGCGTGGCCATGCTCGCTCAAGATCCTCCAAAAAGTTGTCAGCAGAGCATCTTTGATTTTGTCGCAGCCGGCTTAAAACAAAATGCCGAGTTAATACAAGCGTACCACCAATGTTTAACCATAGTGGAGCAGCAACCGAGTGAAGAGAACTTAGCTAAATTGGCAGGTGTTCAACAAAAGCTCGAACAAAACAACGCGTGGCAAGACGAGCAGCGTATCGAGCAGGTATTGAGCAAACTGAAGCTAAATGGTCAGCAATCGGTAAGTGAATTATCTGGTGGTTGGCTACGCAAAATCGCTCTGGCAAAAGCACTGGTTACCAACCCCGATGTTTTGTTGCTCGACGAACCGACCAACCACCTTGATATTGATAGTGTGCTTTGGTTAGAAAATTTTTTGTTGGGTTTTCACGGGACTATCGTGTTCATTTCGCATGATCGGGCATTTATACGATCGCTCGCTACGCGTATTGTTGATTTAGACCGCGGTGTACTCAAGAGTTATCCGGGTGACTACGATACCTATTTAGAGCAAAAACAACACGACTTGCAGGTTGAAGAACAACAAAACCAATTGTTTGATAAAAAACTAGCCGAAGAAGAGACCTGGATTCGACAGGGTATTAAAGCTCGGCGAACACGTAATGAAGGTCGAGTTCGAGCGCTTGAAAAATTGCGATTAGAACGCAAAGCGAGACGAGATATTCGCAGCCAAGGAGACATGACCGTTGCACAATCAGAGCGCAGTGGTAAATTGGTATTCGAATGTGAGTCTTTGGCGATAGAATTTGCCAACAAACAGGTGATTCGCGATCTTAATTTGTTGATCAGTCGAGGTGATCGCATCGCCTTAATTGGCGCAAATGGTACCGGCAAATCGACATTACTCAAGTTAATTACCGAACAAATTAAGCCTACATCTGGCAAAATGCGCTTGGGGGTTAATTTGGATATTGCTTATTTTGATCAATATCGCGAGCAATTGGATGTTGATCAAACCGTTGCCGATGCTGTTTCTGACGGTAAGCAAGAAGTTACCGTAAATGGTAAAACACGCCATGTGTTAGGTTATTTACAAGACTTTTTGTTCAGTCCGAAGCGGTCTAGGACACCAGTTAGAGCGCTGTCGGGTGGAGAACGCAATCGCTTGCTGTTGGCTAAGTTGTTTTTGAAACAGAGTAATTTACTTATTTTGGACGAGCCAACCAATGATTTGGATATTGAAACACTTGAATTGTTGGAAGTGGTTGTTGCCAACTACCCAGGTACGGTACTATTGGTTAGTCATGACAGGGACTTTGTTAATAACTGCGTAAACAGTTGCTTGTATTTTGATGGCAGTGGCCATATCGCTGAGATCGTCGGCGGTTATAGCGACGTTGAACAATATTTGGCAATGCGTGCGGAACAAAAGCAGACGAAGGCCGTCAAAGACAAAGTTAATACGAATTCGTCGGGACAAAAGTCAGCGAGCGGACAAAAAAAGCAAAATAAGCTTTCATATAAAGATAAACGCGAGTTAGAATCGTTACCGTCATTATTAGAAAAATTAGAAAATACCATTGAAACATTGCAACAACAGGTCAATGAACCTGATTTTTTTGCTCAAGAGAGCCAAGTAACGCAATCGGTATTACAGCAGTTGCAACAATCAGAGGATGAATTTGAACGCGCTTTTGATCGTTGGCAAGAATTAGAAGAATTTCAAGAGAAAAGCAGTAAATGA
- a CDS encoding DUF1653 domain-containing protein, translating to MNKQTSKLIKLGFYRHFKGNIYRVLHLAKDSETEQYFVVYQPQYGDMDVWIRPLSMFDETIERDGKIFKRFTFLGENIDTGNASKDD from the coding sequence ATGAATAAGCAAACATCAAAGTTAATCAAGCTCGGTTTTTATCGACATTTTAAGGGGAATATATATCGCGTCTTACACCTTGCTAAAGACAGTGAAACCGAACAGTATTTTGTCGTTTATCAACCGCAATACGGCGATATGGATGTTTGGATCCGACCGCTATCAATGTTCGACGAAACCATTGAGCGCGATGGAAAAATATTCAAGCGTTTCACGTTTTTAGGCGAGAACATCGACACTGGTAACGCGAGTAAAGACGATTAA
- a CDS encoding glutaredoxin family protein — MTKTKPYLLYGTEGCHLCDEAAALCDMLIKGQYQSVDIVDDQQLVSLYSTSIPVLEHRASHIALYWPFDFIQLQEFISGTN, encoded by the coding sequence GTGACAAAAACAAAGCCTTATTTGCTGTACGGCACCGAAGGTTGCCATTTGTGCGACGAAGCAGCTGCGTTGTGCGATATGTTGATTAAAGGTCAATACCAGAGTGTTGATATTGTTGATGATCAACAACTGGTGTCGCTATACTCGACGAGTATTCCGGTACTTGAGCATCGCGCCAGCCATATTGCGCTATATTGGCCATTTGATTTTATCCAATTACAAGAGTTTATAAGTGGAACTAATTAG
- a CDS encoding acylphosphatase, whose amino-acid sequence MRVCYIAKVTGEVQGVYFRSSAQSQAIDLSLAGYAHNQDDGSVEIMVCGEESNVMQMLEWIKEGPPDAHVENVTIEATHLRDINHFAVG is encoded by the coding sequence ATGAGAGTTTGTTATATTGCGAAAGTGACTGGCGAAGTACAAGGAGTATATTTTCGTTCGAGCGCACAGTCGCAAGCAATTGATTTATCTTTAGCAGGTTACGCTCATAACCAAGACGACGGTAGTGTCGAAATAATGGTTTGTGGTGAAGAATCCAACGTTATGCAAATGTTAGAGTGGATTAAAGAAGGCCCCCCCGATGCACATGTAGAAAACGTGACAATCGAAGCAACCCATTTACGCGATATTAATCATTTCGCGGTCGGGTAA
- a CDS encoding class I SAM-dependent methyltransferase has product MSARILLNPGREKSLLRRHPWIFSKAIQKVIGKPMSGETIDIYDSKGNWIAKGAWSPNSQIRVRVWSFDQNEPIDADFFLRRIEKAKLTRQKTIADGGLTGYRLIAGESDYLPGITIDVYNDIISCQLLSAGAEFHRYHILSALETLYPNASIYDRSDVDVRKKEGLELSKGWVSEPLASTETEILEHGLKIKVDVEKGHKTGFYLDQRDSRFATGRYAKDKEILNCFCYTGTFSLHCANAGAKSVDNVDVSATALDLAKQNHQLNGFDSDNIRFIKDDVFKLLRRYRDEGKQYDMIILDPPKFAESKAQLKGACRGYKDINMLAMQLLKPGGYLFTFSCSGLMDAGLFQKIVADAALDARREGKIIERLQQAADHPIALSYPEGYYLKGLICQID; this is encoded by the coding sequence ATGTCTGCACGAATTTTGTTAAATCCGGGAAGAGAAAAATCTCTACTGCGCCGCCACCCATGGATTTTTTCTAAGGCCATTCAAAAAGTGATTGGTAAACCGATGAGTGGTGAGACCATTGACATATATGATAGTAAAGGAAACTGGATTGCAAAAGGCGCGTGGTCACCAAATTCACAAATTCGTGTGCGAGTATGGAGTTTTGATCAAAATGAACCGATTGATGCCGACTTTTTCCTGCGCCGAATCGAAAAAGCCAAGCTAACACGACAAAAAACCATCGCCGATGGCGGCTTAACGGGCTATCGATTGATCGCAGGAGAATCAGACTATTTACCCGGCATTACCATTGACGTTTATAACGACATTATCAGCTGTCAATTACTAAGTGCGGGAGCCGAATTTCATCGTTACCACATCCTAAGCGCACTTGAGACGCTCTATCCCAATGCCAGCATCTACGACAGGTCAGACGTTGATGTGCGTAAAAAAGAAGGCTTAGAGCTAAGTAAGGGCTGGGTAAGTGAACCGCTCGCGTCGACTGAAACCGAAATATTAGAGCACGGCCTGAAAATTAAGGTAGATGTTGAAAAAGGCCATAAAACCGGTTTTTACTTAGACCAACGCGATTCGCGCTTTGCCACTGGCCGCTATGCAAAAGACAAGGAGATTCTCAACTGTTTTTGCTATACGGGTACCTTTTCTTTGCACTGTGCTAACGCGGGCGCCAAGTCAGTAGATAACGTAGACGTATCGGCGACGGCCCTTGATTTGGCTAAGCAAAACCATCAACTAAATGGCTTCGATAGCGACAACATACGCTTTATCAAAGACGATGTATTCAAGTTATTGCGACGCTACCGCGACGAAGGCAAGCAATATGATATGATTATTCTTGACCCGCCTAAATTTGCAGAATCAAAGGCACAACTCAAAGGCGCGTGTCGAGGCTACAAAGATATCAATATGCTTGCGATGCAGTTGCTCAAACCAGGTGGATATTTATTTACTTTTTCATGTTCAGGTTTAATGGATGCGGGCTTGTTTCAAAAAATTGTCGCTGATGCAGCACTCGATGCAAGACGCGAAGGGAAAATTATTGAACGCCTGCAGCAAGCGGCCGACCACCCTATTGCCTTAAGTTACCCCGAAGGCTATTACCTCAAAGGTTTGATATGCCAAATTGACTAG
- a CDS encoding NAD(P)H-quinone oxidoreductase, which yields MKYIRSLNNHPLSFADTDKPSLSSQQCLIKVRAIGVNRADLLQRDGKYPPPKGESDILGIEVSGDVIALGSDVDSIKIGDRVCGLVAGGGYAQYVAMHQGHMIPLPPHFSYEQGAALSEVFLTAYQSLFTIGHIIPEQSVLIHGGASGVGSAAIKLAKAMGATVTVTVGNEQKAQACAQFGADHVIPYRQQCFVEWSKAHNPKGFDVIVDIVSGSYLNKNISILALDGCIVILSMLGGRYSEPVDIAKLLQKRARIEASTLRNRSDQYKTQLVKDFTEQFFSALCDGSIEPVIDQVFDWSHADEAHQAMAANKNIGKYILRVT from the coding sequence GTGAAATACATACGCAGTTTAAACAATCACCCATTGTCCTTCGCCGATACCGACAAGCCATCACTATCGTCACAACAGTGTTTGATTAAAGTCCGTGCGATCGGTGTAAATCGAGCAGATCTGTTACAGCGAGACGGCAAATATCCGCCTCCTAAAGGCGAGTCTGATATTTTAGGCATAGAAGTCAGTGGTGATGTCATAGCACTAGGCTCTGATGTTGATTCGATTAAGATTGGTGACCGAGTTTGTGGGTTAGTTGCAGGTGGTGGTTACGCACAATACGTAGCAATGCATCAAGGACACATGATCCCGTTGCCGCCACACTTTAGTTATGAGCAGGGTGCCGCATTAAGTGAAGTATTCCTCACGGCATATCAAAGCTTGTTTACCATTGGCCATATAATCCCTGAGCAATCGGTGCTAATTCACGGTGGTGCCAGTGGTGTTGGTAGTGCGGCGATAAAACTGGCCAAAGCGATGGGGGCGACTGTGACGGTAACGGTTGGCAACGAGCAAAAGGCACAGGCTTGTGCCCAGTTTGGCGCCGACCACGTAATTCCTTACCGTCAACAATGCTTTGTTGAGTGGAGTAAAGCACATAACCCTAAAGGATTCGACGTTATTGTTGATATCGTCTCAGGCTCCTACCTAAACAAAAACATATCGATATTAGCGCTTGATGGCTGCATAGTTATTTTGTCAATGCTTGGCGGTCGTTATAGCGAGCCAGTTGATATTGCAAAACTGTTGCAAAAGCGCGCGAGGATTGAGGCATCAACCTTGCGAAATCGTTCGGATCAATACAAAACGCAGTTGGTTAAAGATTTTACAGAGCAGTTTTTTTCTGCGCTGTGTGACGGTAGCATCGAGCCAGTTATTGACCAAGTATTTGACTGGTCACATGCCGATGAAGCGCATCAGGCAATGGCAGCAAATAAAAATATTGGAAAATATATTTTGCGAGTCACCTAA